The following coding sequences lie in one Kitasatospora azatica KCTC 9699 genomic window:
- the ppnP gene encoding pyrimidine/purine nucleoside phosphorylase — MFKVNEYFDGSVTSIAFTQEQGPATIGVMAPGEYEFGTAAREIMHVVSGALTVKLPGADDWETFTAGSRFEVPGDSKFQLQVAVDTAYLCEYR, encoded by the coding sequence ATGTTCAAGGTCAATGAATACTTCGACGGCTCGGTCACGTCAATCGCCTTCACCCAGGAGCAGGGACCGGCGACCATCGGCGTGATGGCTCCCGGCGAGTACGAGTTCGGCACGGCCGCCCGGGAAATCATGCACGTGGTCAGCGGCGCCCTCACCGTCAAGCTGCCCGGCGCCGACGACTGGGAGACTTTCACCGCCGGCAGCCGCTTCGAGGTCCCCGGAGACAGCAAGTTCCAGCTCCAGGTGGCGGTTGACACCGCCTACCTCTGCGAATACCGCTGA
- a CDS encoding SMI1/KNR4 family protein: MSLPDEHPEWGPPLELLPVHRIAEPHEGLLGCTDTSCDHQDGDEDCGCEWNQRNGDPVRQGNSWYPGWLPVHDGGDSSYRAVDLVPLRGGRVGQVVCVDCGPPTQVEFGSFLELLRAWAA; this comes from the coding sequence TTGAGTCTCCCGGACGAGCACCCCGAGTGGGGGCCACCGCTCGAGCTCCTGCCGGTGCACCGGATCGCGGAGCCGCACGAGGGGCTGTTGGGCTGTACCGACACGTCGTGCGACCACCAGGACGGCGACGAGGACTGCGGGTGCGAGTGGAACCAGCGCAACGGTGACCCCGTGCGTCAGGGGAACTCCTGGTACCCGGGGTGGCTGCCGGTGCACGACGGCGGCGACAGCTCGTACCGGGCGGTGGACCTGGTGCCGCTGCGCGGAGGCCGGGTGGGGCAGGTGGTCTGCGTGGACTGCGGGCCGCCGACGCAGGTCGAGTTCGGCTCGTTCCTGGAACTGCTGCGGGCGTGGGCCGCCTGA
- a CDS encoding ASCH domain-containing protein, with translation MKLFDSERRVIEAAERLAATLGSDPNHTVAAAAMDTAGRIHEAVNVYHFTGGPCAELVVLGAAATAGAGPLVTIAAAGDRGRGLIPPCGRCRQALLDLHPDIFVAVPTDEGPALRPIRKLLPDTYFFPDADARRIVRFNKRYYEAIATARKTSTVRYDDPIALGPAIFLFEDDDAHRTLDGTVTGVERHRLDRLTAEQARLDGGTSIDELKKGLQDHYPGLPSDAEVEVVTFTVEAPDAEQ, from the coding sequence ATGAAGCTCTTCGACTCCGAGCGCCGCGTCATCGAGGCTGCGGAACGGCTCGCCGCCACGCTTGGGAGCGACCCGAACCACACCGTGGCCGCAGCGGCGATGGACACGGCCGGCAGGATCCATGAGGCGGTCAACGTCTACCACTTCACCGGTGGACCGTGCGCCGAGCTCGTCGTACTCGGTGCCGCCGCAACAGCGGGAGCCGGACCGCTCGTCACCATCGCCGCCGCGGGAGATCGAGGTCGTGGCCTCATCCCGCCGTGCGGGCGCTGCCGCCAGGCGCTTCTCGACCTCCATCCCGACATCTTCGTCGCCGTACCGACCGACGAAGGGCCGGCGCTGCGCCCGATCCGGAAGCTCCTGCCGGACACCTACTTCTTCCCCGATGCGGATGCGCGTCGAATTGTCCGGTTCAACAAGCGCTACTACGAGGCCATCGCCACCGCGCGGAAGACCTCCACCGTCCGCTACGACGATCCGATCGCGCTCGGGCCCGCGATCTTCCTCTTCGAGGACGACGACGCCCACCGCACGTTGGACGGCACCGTCACCGGCGTCGAACGCCACCGGCTCGATCGCCTCACCGCCGAACAGGCTCGGCTCGACGGCGGCACGAGCATCGACGAGCTCAAAAAGGGCCTACAGGACCACTATCCAGGCCTGCCCTCCGATGCCGAGGTCGAAGTTGTGACGTTTACCGTCGAAGCGCCTGACGCCGAACAGTGA
- a CDS encoding dihydrofolate reductase family protein — protein MLIYSMGVSLDGYITDRSGRFGWTVPSEEQFRFHVEQTRELGGFLCGRKLYETMLPWETDPSMRENELWAQFADLWSALPKIVFSRTLDRVQGHARLAEASVSEEAAAALAETDKEVAIGGAGLAAAAIELGLVDELRMFRHPIVVGGGTPFLPSVTEDIRLDLVETRTFGSRVVYERYRRALDDSD, from the coding sequence ATGCTGATCTATTCGATGGGTGTCTCGCTGGACGGCTACATCACCGATCGATCGGGCAGGTTCGGGTGGACGGTCCCCAGCGAGGAGCAGTTCCGTTTCCACGTCGAGCAGACCCGAGAACTGGGCGGCTTTCTGTGCGGCCGCAAGCTTTACGAGACCATGCTGCCGTGGGAGACGGATCCGTCGATGCGCGAGAACGAGCTCTGGGCCCAGTTCGCCGACCTCTGGAGCGCACTCCCGAAGATCGTCTTCAGTCGCACGCTCGACAGGGTTCAAGGCCATGCCCGGCTCGCCGAGGCGTCGGTGTCCGAGGAGGCCGCCGCAGCGCTCGCCGAGACCGACAAGGAGGTCGCGATCGGCGGCGCCGGGCTGGCCGCAGCCGCGATCGAGCTCGGCCTGGTCGACGAGCTGCGGATGTTCCGCCATCCGATCGTCGTCGGTGGCGGTACACCGTTCCTGCCGTCGGTCACCGAGGACATCCGGCTGGACCTGGTCGAGACCAGGACGTTCGGCTCGCGGGTGGTCTACGAGCGTTACCGGCGCGCCCTCGACGACTCGGACTGA
- a CDS encoding S16 family serine protease yields MLFKHQHLLNELRRTGCQATAEILSVTTLGSGTNLRALWAPDEDLTSRWLDVRLKLRVVPPNPMDLPFEATVLTRAHTLKLQGGTVPVWYDPANPSRLVVDYEADLQNHQHYQEQANRYRAESELLAHRYDQRPGLAWTPVAGMLLPLQVALGPGRGQIITTGPLGALLGAPAEAAVACVRAHAADVLPQLGTDWFTRHDLRFDQPYGGLPDGAGPEHAAGTAVAAAVALVSLLTGRIVRPESAVTGALSASGELVVAANLQEAAAGAKHGHATRLVAPAANEPDSHQLTAKQRQGLELVFAATLPEAVRATLAKHPVKGYTPPA; encoded by the coding sequence ATGCTCTTCAAACACCAGCACCTGCTCAACGAGTTGCGTCGCACGGGCTGCCAGGCGACCGCCGAGATCCTGTCGGTCACCACCTTGGGCAGCGGCACCAACCTCCGCGCGCTCTGGGCCCCCGACGAGGACCTGACCTCCCGCTGGCTGGACGTCCGGCTGAAGCTGCGGGTGGTCCCGCCGAACCCGATGGACCTGCCCTTCGAGGCCACCGTGCTGACCCGCGCGCACACCCTCAAGCTGCAGGGCGGCACAGTCCCGGTCTGGTACGACCCCGCCAACCCCTCCCGACTGGTCGTCGACTACGAGGCCGACCTGCAGAACCATCAGCACTACCAGGAGCAGGCCAATCGCTACCGGGCCGAGTCCGAGCTTCTCGCCCACCGCTACGATCAGAGGCCCGGCCTGGCCTGGACCCCGGTGGCCGGCATGCTGCTGCCGCTCCAGGTCGCCCTCGGTCCGGGCCGGGGCCAGATCATCACCACTGGGCCGCTAGGCGCACTGCTGGGCGCACCGGCCGAAGCCGCCGTCGCCTGCGTCCGCGCCCATGCCGCCGACGTCCTGCCGCAGCTGGGTACCGACTGGTTCACCCGCCACGACCTGCGCTTCGACCAGCCCTACGGCGGCCTGCCGGACGGCGCGGGCCCCGAGCACGCAGCCGGCACCGCGGTGGCGGCCGCTGTCGCCCTGGTCTCGCTGCTCACCGGCCGGATCGTCCGGCCCGAGTCGGCGGTGACCGGGGCGCTGTCCGCGTCCGGCGAACTGGTGGTGGCCGCGAACCTGCAAGAAGCGGCCGCCGGTGCCAAACACGGCCACGCCACCCGCCTGGTCGCCCCGGCCGCCAACGAACCCGACAGCCACCAGCTCACCGCCAAACAGCGCCAGGGACTCGAACTCGTCTTCGCCGCCACCCTCCCCGAAGCCGTCCGCGCCACCCTCGCCAAACACCCGGTGAAGGGATACACCCCGCCGGCCTGA
- a CDS encoding macro domain-containing protein: MGSEIRYLRGDATSPQAKGPKVIAHVCNDLGGWGKGFVLALSRRWPEPEAAYRRWHRERARNDFGLGAVQLVQVAPDTWVANMVGQRGIRTSRSAGVPVRYEAINTALGRLADLVLPLGASVHLPRIGCGLAGGRWERVEPLVTARLTDQGIPVTVYDHD, from the coding sequence ATGGGGAGTGAGATCAGATACCTGCGTGGCGATGCGACCAGTCCGCAGGCCAAGGGACCCAAGGTGATCGCGCACGTCTGCAACGACCTCGGGGGCTGGGGCAAGGGCTTCGTGCTGGCCCTCTCGCGTCGGTGGCCGGAGCCGGAGGCGGCCTACCGGCGCTGGCACCGGGAACGGGCGCGCAACGACTTCGGGCTCGGCGCGGTGCAGCTGGTCCAGGTGGCACCGGACACCTGGGTGGCCAACATGGTCGGCCAGCGCGGCATTCGTACCAGCCGTTCCGCCGGCGTCCCGGTCCGCTACGAGGCGATCAACACCGCACTGGGACGGCTCGCCGACCTGGTCCTCCCGCTGGGTGCCTCCGTCCACCTTCCCCGGATCGGCTGCGGCCTGGCCGGCGGCCGCTGGGAGCGGGTGGAACCGCTGGTCACCGCCCGCCTCACCGATCAAGGCATCCCGGTGACGGTCTACGACCACGACTGA
- a CDS encoding DUF6193 family natural product biosynthesis protein, producing the protein MTLRPSSDDAVEAGWQKVRADGRVRPELLEAAYAEPRLRQLFPWTGMGELHFSRCTEQRWTWDIPYIQPAAGDSYWVSGPLRSQTVGPAESVAQAIAMVLERLPVGCGPAFLGTPEELAVHEATQGQLDG; encoded by the coding sequence ATGACACTGAGGCCATCGAGCGATGACGCTGTCGAAGCAGGCTGGCAGAAGGTCCGCGCTGACGGACGCGTGCGCCCGGAGCTGCTGGAAGCCGCATACGCCGAACCGCGCCTGCGGCAGCTGTTTCCCTGGACCGGTATGGGTGAGCTGCACTTCAGCCGCTGCACCGAACAACGGTGGACGTGGGACATCCCCTACATCCAGCCCGCAGCCGGCGACAGCTACTGGGTGTCAGGTCCTCTCCGTTCGCAGACCGTGGGGCCTGCGGAGTCGGTCGCTCAAGCCATCGCCATGGTTTTGGAGCGCCTCCCGGTCGGCTGCGGGCCGGCCTTCCTCGGCACTCCGGAGGAACTCGCTGTCCACGAGGCGACGCAAGGGCAGCTCGACGGCTAA
- a CDS encoding barstar family protein, protein MRVVIDGQLIRTESDVHDALSGPLDFGPYYGGNLNALWDRLSTDAERPVELIWEQAQASREALGAAKFGAICSVLRRAAREDAAFGRKERFKARIETESGWEELA, encoded by the coding sequence ATGAGGGTTGTCATTGACGGACAGTTGATCCGGACCGAGTCGGATGTGCATGACGCCCTGTCCGGCCCGCTGGACTTCGGCCCCTACTACGGCGGGAACCTCAACGCCCTGTGGGACCGCCTCTCCACGGACGCGGAGCGTCCGGTGGAGCTGATCTGGGAGCAGGCGCAGGCCAGCCGGGAGGCGCTGGGGGCGGCGAAGTTCGGGGCGATCTGTTCGGTGTTGCGACGGGCGGCCCGCGAGGATGCCGCTTTCGGGCGCAAGGAACGGTTCAAGGCGCGGATCGAAACCGAGAGCGGTTGGGAGGAGCTGGCATAG
- the bla gene encoding class A beta-lactamase: protein MEVRPSRRGVLAGAAASALAVVLPTGESAFAQGTDEDGITGRLRALEQAHSARLGVFACNTVTGRTVLHRADELFPMCSTFKTIAAAAVLRDLDRDGEFLATRIRYTQQEVTRSGYAPITGQPENLAGGMTVADLCAAAIEHSDNTAANLLLRELGGPGAVTRFCRSIADDVTRLDRWEPELNSAEPERVTDTSSPRALARTCARLTLGTALEPRDRERLTGWLLANTTGGNRLRAGLPNGWTVADKTGTGGYGTTNDVGIAWPPDHGPIVIAILATTQHAATPADEPLLAATAALLATTLT from the coding sequence ATGGAAGTGCGTCCCAGTCGGCGTGGGGTTCTTGCCGGGGCCGCCGCCTCGGCCCTTGCCGTTGTTCTCCCCACCGGGGAAAGCGCGTTCGCGCAAGGCACGGACGAAGACGGGATCACCGGGCGGCTGCGCGCTCTTGAGCAGGCGCATTCCGCACGCCTGGGGGTGTTCGCCTGCAACACCGTCACCGGCAGGACCGTGCTCCACCGCGCGGACGAACTGTTCCCGATGTGCTCGACGTTCAAGACGATCGCCGCGGCCGCGGTTCTGAGGGACCTCGACCGGGACGGCGAGTTCCTCGCCACGCGCATCCGGTACACGCAGCAGGAGGTCACGCGGTCGGGCTACGCGCCGATCACGGGCCAGCCCGAGAATCTCGCCGGCGGCATGACCGTCGCAGACCTGTGCGCGGCCGCCATCGAGCACAGCGACAACACGGCGGCGAACCTCCTGCTGCGTGAACTCGGCGGCCCCGGCGCGGTCACCCGGTTCTGCCGATCCATCGCAGACGACGTGACCCGGCTCGACCGGTGGGAGCCCGAGCTGAACTCGGCGGAGCCCGAGCGCGTGACCGACACCTCCAGCCCCCGCGCGCTCGCCCGCACCTGCGCCCGGCTCACCCTGGGCACCGCGCTCGAACCGCGAGACCGCGAGAGGCTGACCGGATGGCTGCTCGCCAACACCACCGGCGGCAACCGCTTGCGAGCGGGACTGCCCAACGGCTGGACGGTCGCGGACAAGACCGGCACCGGCGGCTACGGCACCACCAACGACGTCGGCATCGCCTGGCCACCCGACCACGGACCCATCGTGATCGCAATCCTGGCCACCACTCAGCACGCCGCCACACCCGCGGACGAACCACTGCTCGCCGCTACCGCCGCACTGCTGGCAACCACACTGACCTGA
- a CDS encoding GNAT family N-acetyltransferase translates to MANLIFTQPADDATLADWQHIHNVIIPTDVLSLEEVRERAGRNHLVVAYRDGEPVGCMTVRPPAGGNPTTATVIARILPAHRRQGLGEQLYQRGLEHARALGATVIETVVLATNEDGLRFAHARGFTEFDRYILPGDTIAYVDLRLT, encoded by the coding sequence GTGGCCAACCTCATCTTCACGCAGCCGGCGGACGACGCCACGCTCGCCGACTGGCAGCACATACACAACGTGATCATCCCGACTGACGTCCTGTCACTCGAGGAGGTGCGCGAACGCGCCGGACGCAACCACCTGGTGGTCGCGTACCGCGACGGCGAACCGGTGGGCTGCATGACCGTACGCCCGCCCGCCGGCGGCAACCCCACCACCGCCACCGTGATCGCCCGCATCCTCCCCGCCCACCGCCGCCAGGGCCTCGGCGAGCAGCTCTACCAGCGCGGGCTCGAACATGCCCGCGCGCTGGGCGCGACCGTCATCGAGACCGTCGTCCTGGCCACCAACGAGGACGGCCTGCGCTTCGCCCACGCCCGCGGCTTCACCGAGTTCGACCGCTACATCCTCCCGGGCGACACCATCGCCTACGTCGACCTTCGACTCACTTGA